The following are encoded in a window of Lichenicola cladoniae genomic DNA:
- a CDS encoding HAD family hydrolase translates to MPKAAIFDIDGTLVDSVDLHARSWQETFAKFGHAVTFEQARSQIGKGGDQLLPVFLSQTEQDDHGEEMEEWRGQLFKSEYMQLVRPFSTVPELLRRIRDAGLKVAAATSAKKSELEIYLEIAGITDLVDVATSSEDAEQSKPAPDIFQVALKKLGLDGADAVAIGDTPYDAQAAGKAGIPTIGVLCGGFTETDLREGGCIAVYPGPGALLACFDASPLGR, encoded by the coding sequence ATGCCCAAGGCCGCCATCTTCGACATCGACGGCACATTGGTGGATTCCGTCGATCTGCACGCCCGCTCCTGGCAGGAGACATTTGCGAAGTTCGGGCACGCGGTGACGTTCGAGCAGGCGCGGAGCCAGATCGGCAAGGGCGGCGACCAGTTGCTGCCGGTGTTCCTGTCCCAGACCGAGCAGGACGACCATGGCGAGGAGATGGAGGAATGGCGGGGCCAGCTGTTCAAGTCCGAGTACATGCAACTGGTGCGGCCGTTCTCGACAGTGCCCGAGTTGTTGCGCCGGATCCGCGACGCCGGACTGAAGGTTGCGGCCGCGACCTCGGCCAAGAAAAGCGAACTCGAGATATACCTCGAGATCGCAGGCATCACCGATCTGGTGGATGTGGCGACATCGTCGGAGGATGCCGAGCAATCGAAGCCCGCACCGGACATATTCCAGGTCGCGCTGAAGAAGCTGGGCCTCGACGGTGCCGATGCGGTCGCGATCGGTGACACACCCTACGACGCACAGGCGGCGGGAAAGGCCGGCATCCCGACCATCGGCGTGCTCTGCGGCGGCTTTACCGAGACCGACCTGCGCGAAGGTGGCTGCATTGCCGTCTATCCGGGGCCCGGCGCACTCCTCGCATGCTTCGACGCGTCGCCACTGGGTCGATAG
- a CDS encoding 16S rRNA (uracil(1498)-N(3))-methyltransferase — MQDEPRLHAEPRLSDDAVIAMAPRQAHYLGHVLRRQPGDRVRLFNATDGEWLVRIDALRKDRGSFVVEQQIRAPAPEPGPVLLFAPIKRDGTDLVVRMATELGAASLQPVMTERTNTARVNTERWVAIATEAAEQCERLSVPEIAEPVRLMDLLGTWDAERPLLAAIERAEQRGAAADIVHAWRARTDPGVQPGLLVGPEGGFSPGELDLLRTRSFVVPVSLGRLVLRAETACLAGLAGLVR, encoded by the coding sequence GTGCAGGACGAGCCGAGACTTCATGCCGAACCGCGGCTCTCCGACGACGCGGTCATCGCGATGGCACCGCGACAGGCGCACTACCTCGGCCATGTGCTGCGCCGTCAGCCGGGCGACCGGGTGCGCCTGTTCAATGCAACGGACGGCGAATGGCTGGTGCGGATCGATGCCCTGCGGAAGGACCGCGGCAGCTTCGTCGTCGAGCAGCAGATCCGGGCGCCTGCACCCGAACCCGGGCCGGTGCTGCTGTTTGCGCCGATCAAGCGCGACGGCACCGACCTTGTGGTGCGCATGGCGACCGAGTTGGGCGCAGCTTCCCTGCAGCCGGTCATGACCGAACGCACCAACACCGCACGGGTCAACACCGAGCGCTGGGTGGCCATCGCCACCGAGGCGGCCGAGCAATGCGAGCGGCTGAGCGTACCCGAGATCGCCGAGCCGGTCCGCCTGATGGACCTGCTCGGCACCTGGGATGCCGAGCGACCGTTGCTCGCGGCGATCGAGCGTGCGGAGCAGCGGGGTGCCGCTGCCGACATCGTGCACGCTTGGCGTGCGCGGACCGATCCCGGGGTCCAGCCGGGCCTGCTGGTCGGGCCCGAGGGCGGGTTCTCCCCGGGCGAACTGGACCTCCTGCGCACGCGGTCCTTCGTGGTGCCGGTGTCGCTCGGACGCCTGGTCCTGAGGGCCGAGACCGCCTGCCTGGCCGGCCTGGCAGGGCTGGTTCGTTGA
- a CDS encoding DUF72 domain-containing protein — protein sequence MIGLPRIGVAGWSLRRDLADRFGTGASQLARYATRFNCVEINSSFYQLHRPATYARWAEAVPDTFRFAVKMPRSITHSEAADAVLRGTRFARVAADPAPVPVAADTGGWDGLSYHRLHGNPRMYYSGYGAERLERLATRLCPASDCWIIFDNTALGEAIPDALWLSGRLSK from the coding sequence ATGATCGGGCTGCCACGGATCGGTGTCGCCGGCTGGAGCCTGCGTCGCGATCTGGCGGATCGTTTCGGCACAGGTGCAAGTCAGCTTGCACGGTATGCGACACGCTTCAACTGCGTCGAGATCAACTCCAGTTTCTACCAGCTGCATCGTCCCGCAACCTATGCGCGTTGGGCGGAGGCGGTGCCGGACACGTTCCGGTTCGCCGTGAAGATGCCGCGGTCCATCACGCATTCGGAAGCAGCCGACGCGGTCTTGCGCGGCACCCGGTTTGCCCGGGTGGCCGCCGACCCGGCTCCGGTGCCGGTTGCCGCGGATACCGGCGGCTGGGATGGGCTGAGTTACCACCGCCTGCACGGCAACCCGCGCATGTATTATTCCGGCTACGGAGCGGAGCGTCTCGAGCGGTTGGCGACCCGGCTTTGCCCTGCCAGCGATTGCTGGATCATTTTCGACAACACCGCACTCGGCGAGGCCATACCGGACGCACTTTGGCTTTCCGGCCGGCTGTCGAAATAA
- a CDS encoding Hint domain-containing protein codes for MMSKITSRLSASYATTMAWLNPRSGTSLARMVAKAAPAVTIDNTGTIVGASGTSTTIGQAGAGGAGIELPSNSRLTNSGSITGGVGGDGGDKGGAGGIGVQGLADDTISNSGTIAGGTGGYGQQTSGTGGVGVDLVLGGTLVNSGAILGGNGLFSRHDTSIGGVGVRLEAGGSVSNSGSIVGGTGGTAELEPGVAGGDGIVLAAGGDLENSGIILGGVGGSGDAGGTGGIAVELIAGGKVTNDGDIAGGAGANASDDVGGHGGVGIEFLAGGQLINHDAVSGGSGGIGSFSPSGTGGSGVVFTTGSSLTNDGTISGGTGGGNTDALSAPGGTGGIGLELLSGSLALHTGQIVGGAGGAGPVFGGAGGSGAALESSGVLDNAAQISGGAGGDGSNGQGGTGGTGTISTDHGTIRNSGTIAGGTGGYGQQTSGTGGVGVDLVLGGTLLNSGSILGGDGLFSRHDTSIGGVGVRLELGGQVSNSGSIIGGTAGTAELQRGVSGGDGIVLAAGGDLENSGTILGGAGGSGDTGGTGGIAVELISGGKITNNSKIAGGAGGNFGVDGGGRGGVGIDLLAGGQLINHDTVSGGNGGNGGIGEFSPSGAGGSGVVFTTGSSLINDGTISGGAGGGSIDSPADTGGAGGIGLELLSGSLTLHTGQVVGGAGGIGSLIGGAGGVGAALESNGVLDNAGQISGGAGARGSGDQGGTGGTGAIANDHGTIRNSGTISGGAGGYGQEASGAGGVGVDLFLSGALTNSGSILGGDGLFSRNATSVGGIGARLEAGGLATNSGRIVGGTGGIAELEPGVAGGDGILLAAGGELQNSGTILGGTGGIGTFGGEGGIGVELIAGGKVGNTASIVGGTGGAGNDDPGAAGGIGVDLVSGGQVENHGAISGGDGGAGVFGSGGAGGVGVMLGAGGSLTNDGTISNGKAGTSTYATPAAGGNAAVVLTTGGTVINGPGAVIASQGGDGIEVSGGAATVTNAGKISGSTYAIRFTGSYAYRVILDPGALLIGKVLGGSASNTLELARGSAGGMGTVTAFGAEFIRFGSIVLDQNARWLLDGASSSGGQVVTLAGTNHILALNDTVAFADTIAGFGRTDTLDLRDVTYATGAGASLSGDTLTIKSGATTDRLVLKTPGGYTGEYFHLASDGHGGTQVTVNGTPCYCRGTLILTDRGEIAVEALRIGDHLITHAGEARPLRWVGTRSYSGRFASNNNDVLPVMIRKDALADNVPRRDLMVSPLHAMYLDGILIPAMALVNGSSILQAGTVDRVDYFHLELETHDVIVAEGALSESFVDDGSRGMFQNAAEYNLLYPNMPRSAPRYCAPRVDQGERVETVRRRLQDRATPSSDGQGESAHGILRGCVDEVGDDRIRGWACETDDTVRVQLRILDNGIVVGQVVADQYRGDLQQADIGDGRHGFELTVPGGLSPMLRHVIQVQRVADGQALYGSPWVVEAAPLAELPEHQTAPSCHGHLDITTRDRIVGWARHRGEPDVPLAVQILDNGVPIARVLANGIRSDLAEAGVGLGRHGFDLSIPGGLSPLSRHVIQARCELDGTELIGSPVVFEAAGSFDMDLEQTITRAVASVANEQEDARVLSFMLARVDQLRQQAADRSGERNWRLRDRSRQRLHGPSDTAAPAPGLRALVLDEQVPAAGRDGGSMAILSHIEALQQLGYAVTFAAADGPGEGGAAAQALRTRGVTVCGSPFYASVEEVLHRQADCFDVVYLHRMSVAARYLKLARRHMPRARILYSVADLHHVRLARQAEIEQRPDLLAFSRQCRLDECTAAWLADAVLTHSADEEALLRQAVPDAQVYRVPWHIPVPDRIAPFAARQGIAFIGNYAHAPNRDAAMWLVEAVMPIVWATCPQIDCVLAGADMPETIRSLARPGVVALGHVPELADVLDRVRLTVAPLRYGAGVKAKVLDSLAAGVPCVMTEAGAEGLSLPPGLERLVGQDAASIAALICRLHQDKAMHETAAIEGLAFVRERHGLETVRETLQAAIDGYRPTIAALGYRMGAD; via the coding sequence ATGATGAGCAAGATCACGAGCAGGCTGAGTGCGAGCTACGCCACCACGATGGCCTGGCTGAACCCGCGATCGGGCACCAGCCTGGCCAGGATGGTCGCGAAAGCGGCGCCGGCGGTGACGATCGACAATACCGGAACGATCGTCGGCGCCTCCGGAACGTCGACCACGATCGGCCAGGCCGGGGCCGGTGGTGCCGGTATCGAGTTGCCATCGAACAGCAGGCTGACCAACAGCGGCAGCATCACCGGCGGTGTCGGTGGCGACGGCGGCGACAAGGGTGGTGCCGGCGGCATCGGCGTCCAGGGGCTCGCCGACGATACGATCTCGAACAGCGGAACGATCGCCGGCGGGACGGGCGGATATGGCCAGCAGACGAGTGGAACAGGCGGCGTCGGCGTCGATCTGGTGCTGGGCGGAACCCTGGTCAACAGCGGAGCCATCCTGGGCGGCAACGGCCTGTTCTCAAGGCATGACACCAGCATTGGCGGTGTTGGCGTACGGCTCGAGGCGGGTGGCTCGGTGAGCAACAGCGGCAGCATTGTCGGCGGGACCGGGGGTACTGCAGAGCTCGAACCCGGAGTTGCAGGGGGCGATGGCATCGTGCTTGCCGCCGGTGGCGACCTGGAGAACTCGGGAATTATCCTGGGTGGCGTCGGTGGCAGCGGCGACGCAGGCGGGACCGGCGGCATCGCGGTCGAATTGATAGCCGGCGGCAAAGTTACCAACGACGGCGACATTGCTGGTGGCGCAGGCGCCAACGCCAGTGACGACGTGGGCGGTCATGGCGGCGTCGGCATCGAGTTCCTGGCCGGCGGTCAGCTGATCAATCATGACGCCGTCTCCGGCGGCAGTGGCGGCATTGGTAGCTTCAGTCCGAGCGGTACCGGCGGTAGCGGCGTGGTGTTTACGACAGGCAGCAGCCTGACCAACGATGGGACGATTTCAGGTGGAACCGGCGGCGGAAACACCGATGCCTTGTCTGCTCCTGGCGGGACTGGTGGCATCGGACTCGAGCTGTTGTCCGGTAGCCTCGCCCTCCATACCGGGCAGATTGTCGGTGGCGCGGGCGGAGCCGGCCCTGTGTTCGGTGGAGCCGGCGGCAGCGGCGCAGCCCTTGAGTCCAGTGGTGTTCTGGATAACGCCGCCCAGATCAGCGGCGGTGCCGGCGGCGACGGCTCGAATGGACAGGGCGGTACCGGCGGGACCGGAACGATCTCAACCGACCACGGCACGATCCGGAACAGCGGCACGATCGCCGGCGGAACGGGCGGATATGGCCAACAGACGAGTGGAACAGGCGGCGTCGGCGTCGACCTGGTGCTCGGCGGAACCCTGCTCAACAGCGGATCCATACTGGGCGGCGATGGCCTGTTTTCGAGACATGACACCAGCATTGGCGGTGTCGGGGTGCGGCTCGAGTTAGGCGGCCAGGTGAGCAATAGCGGCAGCATTATCGGCGGGACCGCGGGTACAGCAGAGCTCCAACGCGGAGTTTCAGGCGGCGATGGCATCGTGCTTGCCGCCGGTGGCGACCTGGAGAACTCCGGAACTATCTTGGGTGGCGCCGGTGGCAGCGGCGATACGGGCGGAACAGGTGGCATTGCGGTCGAACTGATATCCGGCGGCAAAATCACCAACAACAGCAAGATCGCTGGTGGCGCAGGCGGCAACTTTGGTGTCGACGGAGGCGGTCGTGGCGGCGTCGGCATCGACCTCCTGGCTGGCGGCCAGCTTATTAACCATGACACCGTTTCCGGCGGAAATGGCGGGAATGGCGGCATTGGTGAATTCAGTCCAAGCGGTGCCGGCGGTAGCGGCGTGGTGTTCACGACCGGCAGCAGCCTGATCAATGACGGAACGATCTCGGGTGGTGCCGGCGGCGGTAGCATCGACAGTCCGGCTGATACTGGTGGGGCTGGCGGCATCGGACTCGAGCTGTTGTCCGGTAGCCTCACCCTCCATACCGGGCAGGTTGTCGGTGGCGCGGGCGGTATCGGCTCTCTGATCGGTGGAGCCGGCGGTGTCGGCGCAGCGCTTGAGTCGAACGGGGTCCTTGATAACGCCGGCCAAATCAGCGGCGGGGCCGGCGCCCGCGGCTCGGGTGACCAAGGCGGCACCGGCGGGACCGGAGCGATTGCAAACGACCACGGCACGATCCGGAACAGCGGAACAATCTCTGGCGGAGCGGGCGGCTATGGCCAGGAGGCCAGCGGTGCTGGCGGCGTCGGGGTCGACCTGTTCCTGAGCGGAGCGCTGACCAATAGTGGGTCAATCCTGGGAGGCGACGGCCTCTTCTCGAGAAATGCAACCAGTGTCGGGGGAATTGGTGCGCGGCTCGAGGCTGGTGGCCTGGCAACTAACAGCGGCAGGATCGTTGGAGGAACCGGCGGAATCGCCGAGTTGGAACCTGGTGTTGCTGGCGGTGACGGCATCCTGCTTGCCGCCGGTGGCGAACTCCAAAACTCTGGAACAATTCTTGGTGGCACAGGTGGCATTGGGACCTTCGGCGGTGAAGGCGGCATCGGCGTCGAACTGATAGCTGGTGGCAAGGTTGGCAACACGGCCTCCATTGTCGGAGGTACCGGTGGAGCCGGTAACGATGACCCGGGAGCGGCCGGCGGTATCGGCGTCGATCTCGTCTCCGGCGGACAAGTGGAGAATCACGGAGCCATCTCCGGTGGTGATGGCGGCGCCGGCGTGTTCGGGTCAGGTGGCGCCGGAGGAGTTGGAGTCATGCTCGGTGCCGGCGGCAGCCTGACCAATGATGGAACGATCTCGAACGGCAAGGCAGGAACGTCGACTTACGCGACGCCTGCCGCCGGCGGCAATGCCGCGGTGGTATTGACGACGGGTGGCACGGTCATCAACGGGCCTGGCGCCGTCATTGCGTCGCAGGGTGGGGATGGCATCGAGGTCTCGGGCGGTGCGGCTACCGTCACGAATGCGGGCAAGATTTCCGGCTCGACCTACGCGATCCGCTTCACCGGCAGCTACGCCTACCGGGTGATCCTGGATCCGGGCGCCCTCCTGATCGGTAAGGTGCTGGGCGGCTCTGCCTCCAACACGCTCGAACTCGCACGCGGAAGCGCCGGCGGCATGGGAACGGTCACTGCGTTCGGCGCGGAATTCATCCGGTTCGGCAGCATCGTGCTCGACCAGAATGCACGCTGGCTTCTGGACGGCGCATCATCGAGTGGTGGCCAGGTGGTGACACTGGCCGGCACGAACCATATCCTGGCGCTGAACGACACCGTCGCATTCGCCGATACGATCGCCGGTTTCGGCCGCACCGACACGCTCGACCTGCGGGACGTGACATACGCCACCGGCGCCGGCGCCAGCCTGTCCGGCGACACGCTGACGATCAAGAGCGGCGCGACCACCGACAGGCTGGTTCTGAAAACGCCAGGTGGATACACGGGGGAATATTTCCACCTGGCCAGTGACGGCCATGGCGGGACACAAGTGACGGTGAACGGAACGCCCTGCTATTGCCGGGGCACGCTGATCCTGACCGACCGCGGCGAGATCGCCGTCGAGGCGCTCCGGATCGGCGATCACCTGATCACCCACGCCGGCGAGGCACGGCCGCTGCGCTGGGTCGGCACACGTTCCTATTCCGGACGATTTGCCTCGAACAACAACGACGTATTGCCGGTGATGATCCGGAAGGATGCGCTGGCCGACAATGTTCCGCGCCGCGACCTGATGGTCTCGCCGCTGCACGCCATGTATCTCGACGGGATACTGATCCCGGCCATGGCACTGGTGAACGGCAGCTCGATCCTGCAGGCAGGGACGGTCGACCGGGTCGATTATTTCCACCTGGAACTGGAAACGCACGACGTGATCGTCGCCGAGGGAGCTCTTTCGGAAAGCTTCGTCGACGACGGCAGCCGGGGCATGTTCCAGAACGCTGCCGAGTACAACCTGCTCTATCCGAACATGCCGCGCTCGGCCCCGCGATACTGCGCGCCGCGCGTGGACCAGGGCGAGCGCGTCGAGACGGTGCGCAGGCGCCTGCAGGACCGTGCGACACCGTCGTCCGATGGCCAGGGCGAGTCCGCGCATGGCATTCTGCGAGGCTGTGTCGACGAAGTCGGCGACGACCGTATCAGGGGCTGGGCTTGCGAGACCGACGACACCGTGCGGGTGCAGTTGCGCATCCTCGATAATGGGATCGTGGTCGGACAGGTCGTGGCGGACCAGTATCGTGGAGACCTGCAGCAGGCCGATATCGGCGACGGACGGCATGGGTTCGAGCTGACCGTGCCGGGCGGACTGTCGCCGATGCTGCGGCATGTGATCCAGGTGCAGCGGGTTGCAGATGGGCAGGCCCTGTATGGATCGCCGTGGGTGGTAGAGGCAGCGCCGCTTGCTGAACTCCCCGAACATCAGACGGCACCGAGCTGTCATGGGCACCTCGACATCACCACACGCGATCGCATCGTCGGCTGGGCGCGGCATCGCGGCGAACCGGACGTCCCGCTGGCGGTACAGATCCTTGATAACGGCGTCCCGATCGCGCGGGTGCTGGCAAACGGAATCAGGTCCGACCTCGCCGAGGCCGGCGTCGGGCTGGGCCGGCACGGCTTCGACCTGTCCATCCCGGGCGGATTGTCGCCGCTGTCGCGTCACGTGATCCAGGCACGCTGCGAACTGGATGGCACCGAGCTGATCGGATCTCCGGTGGTGTTCGAAGCCGCCGGCTCCTTCGACATGGACCTGGAGCAGACGATCACCCGCGCCGTGGCATCCGTCGCGAACGAGCAGGAGGACGCGCGCGTGCTGTCGTTCATGCTGGCGCGGGTCGACCAGTTGCGGCAACAGGCCGCCGATCGTTCGGGAGAGCGGAATTGGCGACTGCGGGATCGCAGCCGGCAGCGGCTGCACGGCCCGTCCGATACCGCTGCGCCGGCGCCGGGGCTGCGCGCGTTGGTGCTCGACGAGCAGGTTCCGGCTGCCGGCCGCGATGGCGGATCGATGGCGATCCTGTCGCATATCGAGGCATTGCAGCAGTTGGGATACGCCGTGACCTTTGCCGCCGCCGACGGACCCGGCGAAGGTGGCGCCGCTGCGCAGGCATTGCGAACCCGGGGCGTCACGGTCTGCGGCAGCCCGTTCTATGCGTCGGTCGAGGAAGTGCTGCATCGCCAGGCCGACTGCTTCGACGTCGTGTATCTCCATCGGATGTCGGTGGCGGCGCGTTATCTGAAGCTCGCCCGCCGGCACATGCCCCGCGCCCGCATCCTCTACAGCGTGGCGGACCTGCATCATGTCCGGCTGGCACGGCAGGCCGAAATCGAGCAGCGTCCGGACCTGCTGGCATTCAGCCGCCAGTGCCGGCTGGACGAATGCACCGCAGCCTGGCTGGCGGACGCGGTTCTCACGCATTCCGCGGACGAGGAAGCGTTGTTGCGTCAGGCGGTGCCCGATGCGCAGGTCTATCGTGTCCCCTGGCACATTCCAGTGCCCGACAGGATCGCTCCGTTTGCAGCCCGGCAAGGCATCGCGTTCATCGGCAACTATGCCCATGCGCCGAACCGCGACGCGGCCATGTGGCTGGTCGAGGCGGTCATGCCGATCGTTTGGGCGACGTGCCCGCAGATCGACTGCGTGCTGGCAGGCGCCGACATGCCCGAGACGATCCGGTCCCTGGCCCGGCCGGGCGTGGTGGCACTCGGCCATGTGCCCGAGCTTGCGGACGTGCTGGACCGGGTGCGTCTGACCGTGGCGCCGTTGCGTTATGGAGCGGGCGTGAAAGCGAAGGTGCTGGACAGTCTGGCGGCGGGCGTGCCCTGCGTGATGACCGAAGCCGGGGCGGAAGGCTTATCGCTGCCGCCAGGACTGGAGAGGCTGGTCGGACAGGATGCTGCATCGATCGCGGCGTTGATCTGCCGGCTGCACCAGGACAAGGCGATGCACGAAACCGCGGCTATTGAAGGGCTTGCATTCGTGCGGGAACGTCACGGGCTCGAGACGGTCCGGGAAACTCTCCAAGCGGCAATCGATGGTTACCGCCCGACCATCGCCGCGCTAGGGTACCGGATGGGAGCCGATTAG
- a CDS encoding family 1 glycosylhydrolase, whose amino-acid sequence MTNAFMFATGIENSYPTIQNGRIRVDEMEKCGHYTHWRRDFDCVQELGIRFLRYGPPIHTTFIGPGRYDWSFADETFADLRTRGIMPIVDLCHFGVPDWIGNFQNPDFPDLFAAYASAFAQRYPWIQLYTPVNEMYVCATFSASYGWWNEQLRTDAAFVTALKHLVRGNVLAMHAILRMRPDAIFIQSESSEYFHAKSTGAIKPAEIMNARRFLSLDLNYGRRVDSDMYEFLMDNGMSREEYHFFLENQLRHHCVMGTDYYVTNEHLVNQDGSTEPSGEVFGYAEITREYFQRYRVPVMHTETNLVQGASGDEAMRWLWKEWANVLRLRNDGIPIIGFTWFSLTDQVDWDSALREDRGQANPLGLYDLDRKIRPVGESYRQLIADWSEVLPTQSYALTLPLDMPSPPVSAARHPLGLLQNHAFVSHLERRLGWSLRQDK is encoded by the coding sequence ATGACCAACGCCTTCATGTTCGCGACAGGGATCGAGAACAGCTACCCGACCATCCAGAACGGCCGGATCCGCGTCGACGAGATGGAAAAATGCGGCCATTACACGCATTGGCGACGCGATTTTGACTGTGTTCAGGAGCTCGGGATCCGGTTCCTGCGCTACGGGCCGCCGATCCACACGACATTCATCGGTCCCGGCCGCTATGACTGGTCGTTCGCCGACGAGACGTTCGCCGACCTGCGCACCCGGGGGATCATGCCGATCGTCGACCTGTGCCATTTCGGCGTGCCGGACTGGATCGGCAACTTCCAGAACCCCGACTTTCCGGACCTGTTCGCGGCTTATGCCAGCGCCTTCGCCCAGCGCTACCCCTGGATCCAGCTCTACACGCCGGTCAACGAGATGTACGTGTGCGCCACCTTCTCGGCGAGCTATGGGTGGTGGAACGAGCAGCTCCGGACCGACGCGGCGTTCGTGACTGCCCTGAAGCACCTCGTCCGCGGCAACGTGCTGGCGATGCATGCGATCCTGCGGATGCGCCCGGATGCCATCTTCATCCAGAGCGAATCATCGGAATATTTCCACGCGAAAAGCACCGGTGCGATAAAGCCGGCCGAGATCATGAACGCCAGGCGTTTCCTGTCGCTGGACCTCAACTATGGCAGGCGTGTCGACAGCGACATGTACGAGTTCCTGATGGATAACGGGATGAGCCGCGAAGAATACCATTTCTTCCTCGAAAACCAGTTGCGCCATCACTGCGTGATGGGCACCGATTATTATGTCACCAACGAGCATCTGGTAAACCAGGATGGGTCGACCGAACCCTCGGGCGAAGTGTTCGGCTACGCCGAAATCACCCGCGAGTATTTCCAACGCTATCGCGTCCCGGTGATGCACACCGAAACCAATCTGGTCCAGGGGGCGAGTGGGGACGAGGCGATGCGCTGGCTCTGGAAGGAATGGGCCAACGTCCTGCGCCTACGCAACGACGGCATCCCGATCATCGGCTTTACCTGGTTCTCGCTGACGGATCAGGTCGACTGGGACTCCGCGCTCAGGGAGGACCGCGGCCAAGCCAATCCTCTCGGCCTCTACGACCTCGATCGCAAGATCCGGCCGGTCGGGGAAAGCTACAGGCAACTCATCGCCGACTGGAGCGAGGTGCTGCCGACCCAGAGCTACGCGCTGACCCTGCCGCTCGACATGCCAAGCCCGCCCGTATCCGCCGCCAGGCATCCGCTTGGACTGTTGCAGAACCATGCCTTCGTATCCCATTTGGAAAGACGCCTGGGCTGGAGCCTGAGGCAGGACAAATAG
- the ubiA gene encoding 4-hydroxybenzoate octaprenyltransferase has protein sequence MAHTDIVATGWIRHLPAPLRPYALLARLDRPVGTWLLFLPGLWGILLPFGVAPAERLRLIVLFAVGSVVMRSAGCVVNDMWDRDIDRKVARTAGRPLASGALRMRQATLFLLLLLLAGLAVLLSLNRLCWILGAGSLVLVGLYPLAKRVTWWPQLVMGFTFGFGAPLGYVAATGRIDMTMLALYAAAILWDLGFDTIYGFQDMEDDVMAGVKSTSRMVAAHPHRFIAGCYGLTLAALVAAAWLARLQPLFWLVLLLPAILLGLQVRRLDIASPAGCLRLFRSNREVGLAIALALLAGHFAG, from the coding sequence ATGGCGCATACCGACATCGTCGCGACCGGCTGGATCCGTCACCTGCCGGCACCCCTGCGACCCTACGCGCTGCTGGCGCGGCTCGACCGGCCGGTCGGCACATGGCTGCTGTTCCTGCCGGGGCTCTGGGGCATCCTGCTGCCGTTCGGCGTGGCACCGGCGGAGCGCCTGCGCCTGATCGTGCTGTTTGCGGTCGGCAGCGTGGTGATGCGGTCGGCCGGCTGCGTGGTCAACGACATGTGGGATCGCGACATCGACCGCAAGGTGGCGCGCACCGCCGGACGGCCGCTGGCGTCGGGTGCGTTGCGGATGCGCCAGGCCACGCTGTTCCTCCTGCTGCTGCTGCTGGCCGGGCTGGCGGTGCTGCTGTCGCTGAACCGGCTGTGCTGGATCCTCGGCGCCGGCTCGCTGGTGCTGGTCGGGCTGTATCCGCTCGCCAAGCGGGTGACCTGGTGGCCGCAACTGGTGATGGGCTTCACCTTCGGCTTCGGGGCACCACTCGGCTATGTCGCCGCCACCGGCCGGATCGACATGACGATGCTGGCGCTCTACGCGGCGGCGATCCTGTGGGACCTCGGATTCGACACGATCTACGGCTTCCAGGACATGGAGGACGACGTGATGGCGGGGGTGAAATCCACCTCGCGGATGGTGGCAGCCCACCCGCACCGCTTCATCGCCGGCTGCTATGGACTGACCCTGGCCGCACTGGTCGCGGCGGCATGGCTGGCCAGGCTGCAGCCGCTGTTCTGGCTGGTGCTGCTGCTGCCGGCGATCCTGCTCGGATTGCAGGTGCGCCGTCTCGACATCGCCAGCCCGGCGGGCTGCCTGCGCCTGTTCCGGAGCAATCGCGAGGTGGGGCTAGCGATCGCACTGGCATTGCTAGCCGGCCATTTCGCCGGCTGA